The following are encoded in a window of Dehalococcoidia bacterium genomic DNA:
- a CDS encoding twin-arginine translocase TatA/TatE family subunit encodes MPRLSAWEIALILVIVLIVFGAGKLPQVGRSMGEAIKEFRKSKDDKDEVAQTNNSKAAEGDKKN; translated from the coding sequence ATGCCGCGTTTAAGTGCGTGGGAAATCGCTCTTATTCTGGTGATAGTGCTGATTGTCTTCGGCGCAGGTAAGTTGCCGCAGGTTGGCAGGTCTATGGGTGAGGCGATAAAAGAGTTTCGCAAGTCAAAGGATGACAAAGATGAAGTTGCCCAGACGAACAATTCCAAGGCCGCCGAGGGCGATAAGAAAAACTAG